The following are encoded in a window of Pyxidicoccus xibeiensis genomic DNA:
- a CDS encoding ArsR/SmtB family transcription factor, producing the protein MAAPAPQPSAPLTAEHRAKVFKALADPCRVRIVEMLAHQGDLCGNQLAEAMGVSAALLSHHGKVLEGAGLISKRKDGPHAYCVLNRELLAEAIRGLVD; encoded by the coding sequence GTGGCTGCTCCCGCTCCCCAGCCTTCCGCCCCGCTGACCGCCGAACACCGGGCCAAGGTGTTCAAGGCGCTGGCCGACCCGTGCCGCGTCCGCATCGTGGAGATGCTGGCGCACCAGGGAGACCTGTGCGGCAACCAGCTCGCGGAGGCCATGGGGGTGAGTGCTGCCCTCCTGTCCCACCACGGGAAGGTGCTGGAGGGCGCGGGCCTCATCTCCAAGCGGAAGGACGGGCCTCATGCCTACTGCGTCCTCAACCGCGAGCTGCTCGCCGAGGCCATCCGCGGCCTCGTGGACTGA
- a CDS encoding alkene reductase, with product MSQPLFTPVTVGSLKLPHRIVMAPMTRNRAGPEQVPTPLMAEYYAQRASAALIITEATQASLHSYGYPNTPGIHTDAQVEGWRRVTDAVHARGGRMFLQVWHVGRISHPVMLPGGAQPVAPSAIAAKGTLYTTQGPREFVTPRELALEELPGLVQYFAEAARRAKEAGFDGVEVHGANGYLLDQFLRDGSNHRTDAYGGTVEKRARLLLEATEAVIGVLGADRVGVRLSPTNPFNSMSDSDPAATFGYAAGALDKLGLAYLHVMEPAPGLDMPPGTTRVLPLLRERFRGPLMVNGGFTPESANAIITAGMADLVSFGAPFLANPDLPERFQKGASLNPADPSTFYGGDARGYTDYPALAA from the coding sequence ATGTCGCAGCCCCTGTTCACTCCGGTGACCGTTGGTTCCCTGAAGCTTCCGCATCGCATCGTCATGGCGCCCATGACGCGCAACCGGGCGGGGCCGGAGCAGGTGCCCACGCCGCTGATGGCGGAGTACTACGCGCAGCGGGCGTCGGCGGCGCTCATCATCACCGAGGCCACCCAGGCGTCGCTCCACAGCTACGGCTACCCGAATACGCCGGGCATCCACACGGACGCGCAGGTGGAGGGCTGGCGGCGCGTCACGGACGCCGTGCACGCGCGCGGTGGCCGCATGTTCCTCCAGGTCTGGCACGTGGGGCGCATCTCCCACCCGGTGATGCTGCCGGGCGGGGCGCAGCCGGTGGCGCCGTCCGCCATCGCCGCGAAGGGCACGCTGTACACGACGCAGGGGCCGAGGGAGTTCGTCACGCCGAGGGAGCTGGCGCTGGAGGAGCTTCCGGGCCTCGTGCAGTACTTCGCCGAGGCCGCGCGCCGGGCGAAGGAGGCGGGGTTCGACGGCGTGGAGGTGCACGGGGCGAACGGCTACCTGCTGGACCAGTTCCTGAGGGATGGCAGCAACCACCGCACGGACGCGTACGGCGGCACCGTGGAGAAGCGCGCGCGCCTCCTGTTGGAGGCGACGGAGGCCGTCATCGGCGTGCTGGGCGCGGACCGGGTGGGCGTGCGGCTGTCGCCCACCAATCCGTTCAACAGCATGTCGGACTCGGACCCGGCGGCGACGTTCGGCTACGCGGCCGGGGCGCTGGACAAGCTGGGGCTGGCCTACCTTCATGTGATGGAGCCGGCGCCGGGGCTCGACATGCCGCCGGGGACGACGCGGGTGCTGCCGCTGCTGCGTGAGCGCTTCCGGGGGCCGCTGATGGTCAACGGTGGCTTCACGCCCGAGAGCGCCAACGCCATCATCACCGCGGGGATGGCGGACCTGGTGTCCTTCGGCGCGCCCTTCCTGGCCAACCCGGACCTGCCCGAGCGCTTCCAGAAGGGCGCTTCGCTCAACCCGGCGGACCCGTCCACCTTCTACGGCGGCGACGCGCGCGGCTACACGGACTACCCGGCCCTGGCGGCCTGA